A single region of the Pseudomonas solani genome encodes:
- a CDS encoding YkgJ family cysteine cluster protein, producing the protein MSPSLIPVQQLPAAPEITCATCAACCCQLEVMLITDTGVPERFIETDDWGGDVMARLDDGWCAALDRDTMLCTIYENRPLICREFEMGEADCLDERRGIDSAYGRGAA; encoded by the coding sequence ATGAGCCCTTCGCTGATTCCCGTCCAACAACTGCCTGCCGCCCCCGAGATCACCTGCGCCACCTGCGCCGCCTGCTGCTGCCAGCTGGAAGTGATGCTGATCACCGACACCGGCGTGCCCGAACGCTTCATCGAAACCGATGACTGGGGCGGCGACGTCATGGCGCGCCTGGACGACGGCTGGTGCGCCGCGCTGGACCGCGACACCATGCTCTGCACCATCTACGAAAACCGCCCGCTGATCTGCCGCGAGTTCGAGATGGGCGAAGCCGATTGCCTGGATGAACGCCGGGGCATCGACAGCGCCTATGGGCGGGGCGCGGCCTGA